Genomic DNA from Lactococcus garvieae:
TCTGTGCCATGAAGATTCCGCAAGAGTTTACGCCTGAAACAATAGCACAAACAGAAGCTATTCCAGAAGAACTAACTGAGGAAGATTTTGCAGGCCGTGAGGACTATCGCTCTGAGATTACTTATACTATTGATGGTGAAGATTCTAAAGACTTAGATGATGCCATTCATGTCAAAAAATTAGACAATGGTCACTTTGAACTTGGAGTGCATATCGCCGATGTTTCTCATTATGTTACGGACGGATCTCCCTTAGACAAAGAAGCATTTGAACGGGCTACATCCGTCTATGTGACAGATCGTGTTGTTCCAATGCTACCTGTCAAACTTTCTAATAATCTTTGTTCACTGAATGAGGCACAAGAACGTTTGACTATGTCTTGTGTGATGGAAATCAATAACTCAGGCAAAATCGTAAGCTATAAAATCGGTCCCTCAGTAATCAAAACAACTTACCGTATGACTTATTCAACAGTAAATAAAATGTTGAATAAAGGCCAAGAAGGACACCGAGAAAGTCTCGAGCAATTCCCTAAAATTGTTGATTCTGTAGCCGTTGCGGGTGAACTTCATGCTCTTTTAGAAGATATGCGACATGATCGTGGTATGATCGAATTTGACGAGAGTGAAGCCAAGGTAATTTTGGATGAAAAAGGTCATGCTGTAGATGTTGTTAAACGTGAGCGTGGAACAGCCGAACGGATGATCGAATCCTTCATGCTGGCAGCCAATGAGACAGTTGCCTTGGATTTCCAGAAGAAAAAGCTTCCTTCACTTTATCGTGTGCATGACAAGCCAAAAGAAAAAGCTTTTGCCAAGCTCATGGAAAAAGCAGCTGATGCTGGGTTTAGCTTAAGTTCTAACTCTCATGAAGCTGTAAACTACTTTGCCGAGGAAATCAAAGGGACAGCTTATGAAAAAACGTTAACTTATCAGTTACGTCATACAATGTCCACAGCTCTTTATTCGGAAAAAAACACGCAACATTACGGCTTGGCAGCGACAGATTATACGCACTTTACAAGTCCTATTCGTCGTTATCCTGACTTGATTGTCCATCGTTTGCTCCATCTTTATCCTGCAGATCACTCGAATCGCACGAAAGAAGAATGGAAAGAGCGTTTGCCGGAAATTGCAAAACAATCTTCAGACATGGAGCACCGTGCTGTCGTCACAGAGCGTATCGTGGATGCCATGAAGAAAGCGGAATATATGGAAGACCATATTGGCGAAGTGTATAATGCTACAGTTACAGGGGTCCAAAAGTTCGGTCTCTTTATGGAACTGGAAAATACTGTTCAAGGTTTGA
This window encodes:
- the rnr gene encoding ribonuclease R gives rise to the protein MAKISDLIINTPEKNEVEGIFHKHPKGFGFVNPLDAIDKSNDIFISPKFTKSAMDGDTVIVRVLHQKNAKRGADGQIIKITKRSVTETVGSYQSLSSRQSKLTGYKGTIQLYNDKITDPLYIKQPLPEIQEGDVVRVKVTQHPDENKTFEGQMLEIIGHKDDIGIDILEVLCAMKIPQEFTPETIAQTEAIPEELTEEDFAGREDYRSEITYTIDGEDSKDLDDAIHVKKLDNGHFELGVHIADVSHYVTDGSPLDKEAFERATSVYVTDRVVPMLPVKLSNNLCSLNEAQERLTMSCVMEINNSGKIVSYKIGPSVIKTTYRMTYSTVNKMLNKGQEGHRESLEQFPKIVDSVAVAGELHALLEDMRHDRGMIEFDESEAKVILDEKGHAVDVVKRERGTAERMIESFMLAANETVALDFQKKKLPSLYRVHDKPKEKAFAKLMEKAADAGFSLSSNSHEAVNYFAEEIKGTAYEKTLTYQLRHTMSTALYSEKNTQHYGLAATDYTHFTSPIRRYPDLIVHRLLHLYPADHSNRTKEEWKERLPEIAKQSSDMEHRAVVTERIVDAMKKAEYMEDHIGEVYNATVTGVQKFGLFMELENTVQGLIRTVNLHTGVEEAIEFDEEEDLFKGKKSEKTYRMGDVLKIRVLSANKRKGTVDFEELKEEE